CGCTGGCACGGCAAACAGCGTCTGAGCTACGCCATTACACCACGCTTTGCGCCCACTAGCACACCGGAATTATTGGCGCAGGTACAACGGCTGCTCAAGGAGTTTCCTGATGTCTATCTGCAAACTCATCTAAGCGAGGATCTGGAAGAGGTGAACTGGGTGAAGGCATTGTTCCCGGATAGCCGCGACTATCTGGATGTTTACCATAGCTACGGATTGACCGGCAGCAAAAGCGTATTTGCCCATTGCCTACATCTGGAGGAACAGGAGTGGGATTGCCTGAGCCAGACGCAGTCGGCAATCGCGTTTTGCCCAACCTCCAACCTGTTCCTCGGCAGCGGGTTATTCAACCTGCAAAAAGCTTGGCAGAAACAGGTGAAGTTAGGTATTGGTACCGATGTGGGCGCTGGCACCACCTTCAATATGCTGCAAACGCTAGGAGCGGCCTATAAGGTCAGCCAGTTGCAGCGCTACCGGCTCTCCGCTGGTGAGGCATTTTATCACGCTACTCTAGGTGGCGCGCATGCGTTGTCTCTGGATGACAAGATTGGTAACTTTAATGTCGGCAAAGAAGCGGATTTTGTGGTGCTGAATCAGGCGGTATCGCCGCTACAGAAGCTGCGCTGTGATAACAGCAACTCATTGGCAGACCAACTGTTTATGCTGATGATATTGGGAGATGACCGCAACATTTATCGCACCTATGTTGATGGTAGGGTGGTGTATCAAGTCGCCACAACTCACTAATAACCTATCCCATAAGGATTTAAGAAGGCGGCATATCTCATAGGGCTATGTGCTAAAGGCGATGTTCAACTTCTGCATGGCAGAAATTGGCCTTATACTAAATTAGTATTAGCTTAAAGCCTTCTGTGATTATTTCCTGATTTAGTGATAGTCATTCCTGTTATTACGTAAATACCCATGTATTACATGTGTTATTTCTTTACTTCCTGCTGGATTTTTGAATAGATTGTTTTTTTGCCGGACAGCAAAAGGATAATAATCCTAATATTTTCAAACACAGAAGGGAAAATGAACCATGAGAAAATCAAAGCGAATGGGAATAGGGCTGGCTGTAGCTCTGATAGCTACCCCGATGTTGCCTGCTACCATGGCGGCAGAAAATATCCCGGAAAATACAATACAGGCAGATAATTCGCAGTTTATTGCGCTAGGCAAAGTCGTTCAGGTTAATGTTGGCGACATTGAGTACAAACTCGATTTTTCTGATAACAAAACTATGACCTTTACCGGTATCGGCGCAGACTCTCAGGATGATACTGATACCGTAGAGTATACTGCTATTAAAATTCGACCACAGGTCTACATGGTTTATTGGCACGAACCTAAATCGGGGGATAACGTTGTCCATATCGAGGACTACCTGCGTGGTGAAGTCTACACCAACATTGCCAGCAAGGATGGGGGTTTCACCCACATGAAAGGGCGGTTGAAAATCGTTGGCCGCTCAGAAAAATAAATGAAAAGTTGTTCTACGCATAAACATGCTACCGTATTTCGGAAAGGATGAAGTAAAAATGCAAAAATTAGTGGGAAGTGTTGCAAGGCATTTCCCGCTAACGCTAGAGAGGATATGATCGATGCCATCCGCTGTGATCCTATCTTTATGATAGCCTAACCCCCCTTAATTCTATCGTCAGTAGCTTCGTACTCCAGCATGAATCAACTTATCCACTGTCCCAGCGAGGAATGGGCACAGCAGAGTGTTCTGCTAAGGTCGCTGAGACGGTCCTCCCCGGTGCAGTATCAGCATAGCACTTTAGGTAATCTGCTATTCGGAACGCCTATTTTAGTGGTCAGCGTGGTTCGCGCTATTACCATGGACAACGTAGCAGACATCACTTTCACCTTTCATTACTAGCAAGGTAATATACATGAATATAATTAATTAATTATATTTAAAAATAACCTTGTGTTTTTTTTAATTTTCTATAGTATCGATTTATCATTGAGGATAATAACGGCTTAAGCCGAGCAGCTAACAGGCTAAATAAATCAAAAATCATCTGGGATTTAAAGGCGAAAGACATCATTAAATTAATAGCGAGCTAATTTTATATTTTATTAACCATTGCATCTGTCACTATTAAATAATTTTTCATTGATAATGGTGATCTGGTAATTATTTTTGGCAAAAAAGTTAATTCTCTCAAAATTGGCCATGACAAAATTTAGATCAAGCTAATTATTCACACTATGCAATAATAGGAATATAGGTTGGATCGCATGAGCATAAAAGCGCAAGACCATTTCTTTGATGTCAATCAAGTATCCCAATGTATTAAGGTGCAAAAACCTTATTTTGCTTTTCAACAGATCTGGCAGGATGGAAACTCACTGGTTGGGAGCTTTGCTGCTGAACAGTCTCTGGACTACGAAACGGGTATTATTACAGCAGGTGAGTTGGGTAGACACCTAGCCATTCTAGGAAGTTGTGCTGCGGTCGTAATATGCAATGGATCAGAAGGCTATTATCTCGCATTGAAAGCTGATTTTATCAATAAACCTCATAAACAGACGTCGGTTAATGATATATTATATGCTGGTGCTCAAGTTCTGAGCATCGATAAACGCTCCCTGAAAATCTCCGCTCAGGCATGGAACACAGAACCGGTGGCAGAACTACTATGCGAATATGCCATTTTATCTCCTGCATTATTTCAACGTAGATTCCGGCACTATGCTAGCGACGATCTGTCTGTACCTGATGACTCTCCTTATCAATATCCTATCCCCTTACACAGCCTGACGTTTCACAAGGAAAAGCTGGATGCCTTTGCAGGTCCCCTTTCTCCTCAACAATGTGCCGGACATTTTTACGGGTACCCATGCTGGCCAGTAGCTATTATTTCGCAAACAGCAGTTCAGGTTGTCGGTGAATTACTTAAAAAAAAATATGGTTTTGAAATGCGTTTCTTTATACGAGATTCGCAATTATCGGCAGAAAAGCTGATCGGTGCCAATAGTATTTTAAGATTTAATGTGGAAATAATACCATTGGCGGAAAAATGTTCTTTAATAAGCCTGATACATATTTATCATAATGAGGAGGAAGTGGTGCATCTAATAATCAGGATGGAATTAATATTACCCGGGTAATGCCGGTGCAACATGTGCACTGGGTCGATGTTGCTGCTGTAACGTCTATCCCCCGGTTATTGAAATAGCGGCTAATAATTGTTTTATCACCGACAAGGGGGTCGTCATGAGCAATATTGCCATTGTAGGTGCAGGTCAGTCCGGGTTACAACTGGCATTGAGTTTGCTGGCTGCTGGCTATCGGGTGACGTTGATGACCAACCGCGATGCACTGAGCCTGCATCGTGGCCGCGTGATGTCCAGTCAATGTATGTTTCATCAGGCGCTAGAAACCGAACGGCGCGCTAAGCTCAACTTTTGGGAAGAAGACACACCGCCAATTAAAGGCATCAGACTAACTATGGCTAATCCGCAGGGAACCCCTGAGGTAGCCTTTAGTTGGCATGCTGCACTTGAACAGGATGCGCAGTCCGTCGATCAACGGCTGAAAATGCCGGGCTGGATGGCGGAGTTCGAAAACTGCGGTGGCCGATTAGTGATCGCCGATGTAGGCATTGCGGAATTGGAACACTTGAGTGCTGACCATGACTTGGTGCTGTTGGCCGGGGGCAAAGGGGAGATTGTTAATCACTTTGCCATCGATTCCGTGCGCACTCAATTTGACCGACCGCAGCGTGTATTGGCGCTGACCTACGTGCATGGTATGCAGCCGATGGAGAACGGAGGCCAGATCAATTTCAACTTTATCCCCGGCGTAGGAGAATACTATACCTTTCCAGCTTTCACGCTGAGCGGCCCCTGCAATATTATGGGGTTTGAAGGGCTACCCGGTGGAGAAATGGATTGTTGGCAGGAGGTCTACAGCGCAGGGCAACATTTGCAACAAAGTTTGTCTATCCTCCGCCGTTGGCTACCCTGGGAAGCAGATCGCTGCGTTGGTGTTGAATTGACTGACGCCATGGGCATCATGGCGGGTTGCCTTACCCCCTGCGTACGTCAGCCGGTGCTGACGCTGCCCTCGGGGCGGCAGGTGTTGGGTATGGCAGATGCAGTCGTGTTAAACGATCCAATCGCCGGCCAGGGCAGCAACAGTGCCGCCAAATGCGCCGAAATTTATCTACAGCGTATTCTGACACATGGCGATGGTGCTTTTGATAAGTCCTGGATGGAAGAGACCTTTGAACAATACTGGGGTTACATGCAGCACGTAGTACGCTGGACTAACAACCTGCTGCAACCACCGCAAACACATGTGATGCAGTTGCTGGAAAGTGCCGCACACAACGCATCGCTGGCGAAGAAGATCGCCAACGCTTTTGATGATCCACGTCGACTTGATCCCTGGTGGTATCAGGCTGAGGAAGCGCAATGCCTGATTTCATAAAGCAAGAAAAGCCGATAATCATTATCGGCTTTTTTCTACAGGGTAGGGCTAAGCGGCTAGCAATTGCTCTGCGGTATCGACAACCAGCGCCAGCAGCGCTTTGATGTCTTCCAAACGAACGGTCGGGTTTAATAGCGTCATCTTGAGGCAGGTAACACCGTTAAACTCGGTAACACCGACGTTAGCATGCCCAGATGCCAACAAGGCATCGCCAATACGTTGGTTAAGCAGTGCCACGGCGGTGTCTCCGCTCGCTGCCAGCGTCGGCGGGCAATAGCGGAACAACACGCTGGCCAATTGTGGCTGCATCATCAATGCCAATGACGACTGATCGACAATATAACGTGCGGCCTGCTGTGCCAGAGTGATACCATGATCGATGATCTCAGCGTATTGCTTTTGACCCAAGGCTTCCAACCCCATCCACAGTTTTAACGCATCAAAACGGCGGGTGGTTTGCAAAGATTTGGCAACCAGATTGGGT
The sequence above is drawn from the Serratia symbiotica genome and encodes:
- a CDS encoding styrene monooxygenase/indole monooxygenase family protein: MSNIAIVGAGQSGLQLALSLLAAGYRVTLMTNRDALSLHRGRVMSSQCMFHQALETERRAKLNFWEEDTPPIKGIRLTMANPQGTPEVAFSWHAALEQDAQSVDQRLKMPGWMAEFENCGGRLVIADVGIAELEHLSADHDLVLLAGGKGEIVNHFAIDSVRTQFDRPQRVLALTYVHGMQPMENGGQINFNFIPGVGEYYTFPAFTLSGPCNIMGFEGLPGGEMDCWQEVYSAGQHLQQSLSILRRWLPWEADRCVGVELTDAMGIMAGCLTPCVRQPVLTLPSGRQVLGMADAVVLNDPIAGQGSNSAAKCAEIYLQRILTHGDGAFDKSWMEETFEQYWGYMQHVVRWTNNLLQPPQTHVMQLLESAAHNASLAKKIANAFDDPRRLDPWWYQAEEAQCLIS
- a CDS encoding MoaF-related domain-containing protein, whose amino-acid sequence is MRKSKRMGIGLAVALIATPMLPATMAAENIPENTIQADNSQFIALGKVVQVNVGDIEYKLDFSDNKTMTFTGIGADSQDDTDTVEYTAIKIRPQVYMVYWHEPKSGDNVVHIEDYLRGEVYTNIASKDGGFTHMKGRLKIVGRSEK
- the guaD gene encoding guanine deaminase; this encodes MSRQFTTAIRGDFFDIAACVDHPQQIAEQLRHIPDGLMLLNEGRIVWHGSWRQGKTLLPPGFAVTDYRGKLIVPGFIDMHIHYPQTEMIAAYGEQLLEWLDNYTFPTESRFSCQQHASKISAFFLQQLLSNGTTTALVFGTVHPQSVDVLFTQAAALNMRLIAGKVMMDRHAPPELLETPEQSYRQTRTLIERWHGKQRLSYAITPRFAPTSTPELLAQVQRLLKEFPDVYLQTHLSEDLEEVNWVKALFPDSRDYLDVYHSYGLTGSKSVFAHCLHLEEQEWDCLSQTQSAIAFCPTSNLFLGSGLFNLQKAWQKQVKLGIGTDVGAGTTFNMLQTLGAAYKVSQLQRYRLSAGEAFYHATLGGAHALSLDDKIGNFNVGKEADFVVLNQAVSPLQKLRCDNSNSLADQLFMLMILGDDRNIYRTYVDGRVVYQVATTH